In Nostoc sp. CENA543, a single genomic region encodes these proteins:
- a CDS encoding glycosyltransferase family 4 protein yields MRVAVIGAKGIPPKQGGIEHYCAEIYPRMVSQGHTVDLFARTSYTENTGWQSNYYRGVQVISVPGLDYTGVDAFVTSAMGAIAATRQQYDIIHFHALGPALFTCIPRLANSAKIVVTCHGLDWQRAKWGSLSTKVIQLGEQTAVRFAHSMIVVSKALQTYFWQTYQRNTVYIPTAPADYGESDPNFVYGRHLGLETGRYILFLGRLVPEKRPDLLVDAFCRLQPQGWKLVLAGGVSDTKGFTSQLLEKIAHQKNIVFAGELRGSRLWEIVRGAGLFVLPSDLEGLPLSMLEAMREGIPVLGSDIAPHQQLLAEERGILFKAGNLDSCVSALDWALHNPEKLPTMVKKAQKYVSLNYSWDRITSETLRLYTQVLHPCEITDKLQTETTEGDLAKLGAKNR; encoded by the coding sequence ATGAGAGTTGCTGTAATTGGTGCTAAAGGTATACCACCAAAACAGGGTGGTATTGAACATTATTGTGCGGAAATTTATCCCCGCATGGTTTCCCAAGGTCATACTGTAGATTTATTTGCTCGGACATCATATACAGAAAATACTGGCTGGCAAAGTAATTATTATCGCGGAGTGCAGGTGATATCCGTACCAGGGTTAGATTATACTGGCGTGGATGCTTTTGTCACCTCCGCAATGGGAGCGATCGCAGCTACTCGTCAGCAATATGATATTATTCACTTCCACGCTCTCGGCCCTGCTTTATTTACCTGCATACCCAGACTGGCTAATTCTGCCAAAATCGTCGTTACTTGTCATGGTTTAGACTGGCAAAGAGCGAAATGGGGTAGCCTGTCTACCAAGGTAATTCAACTAGGGGAGCAAACAGCAGTGCGTTTTGCCCACAGTATGATTGTTGTCTCAAAAGCCCTGCAAACATACTTTTGGCAAACATATCAAAGAAATACCGTTTATATTCCCACCGCGCCTGCTGATTACGGCGAATCAGACCCCAATTTCGTCTATGGTCGTCATTTAGGACTAGAAACTGGTCGTTATATTCTATTTTTAGGCCGACTTGTCCCAGAAAAACGTCCTGACTTGTTAGTAGATGCTTTTTGTCGCCTGCAACCCCAAGGCTGGAAACTAGTTTTAGCTGGGGGTGTCAGCGATACCAAAGGCTTCACTTCCCAACTACTAGAAAAAATTGCTCATCAAAAAAATATCGTCTTTGCTGGGGAATTAAGAGGTTCTCGCCTGTGGGAAATTGTCAGAGGCGCAGGCTTATTTGTTTTACCTTCCGATTTGGAGGGATTACCTTTATCCATGCTAGAAGCAATGCGAGAAGGTATCCCCGTTTTGGGAAGTGATATTGCACCACATCAACAACTATTAGCAGAAGAACGCGGAATACTATTTAAAGCTGGTAACTTAGACTCTTGTGTTTCCGCCCTTGATTGGGCTTTGCACAATCCCGAAAAACTGCCAACAATGGTCAAAAAAGCTCAAAAATACGTCAGTCTTAACTACAGCTGGGATCGCATTACCTCAGAAACCTTAAGACTATATACACAAGTTCTCCATCCCTGTGAAATCACCGACAAATTACAGACGGAAACTACAGAAGGGGATTTGGCAAAGTTAGGGGCAAAAAATCGGTAA